The following proteins come from a genomic window of Coffea arabica cultivar ET-39 chromosome 11c, Coffea Arabica ET-39 HiFi, whole genome shotgun sequence:
- the LOC140016766 gene encoding uncharacterized protein, whose protein sequence is MINYQKLWIVSFILILRLGFGDAFKVPFTVKDVLPVLPRQISWPVMNSIHSAVDLMPSYIGSLAPHNGSIDWKGACLLDNKARVEFTGSGDRNIGGAVIYLSTGEAQSWTCMDLYVFATPYRITWDYYFSARDHTLKIESWEEPAEEEYVKQHGISVFLMPSGMLGTMLSLVDVLPLFSNTVWGQNANLNFLKKHMGATFERRPQPWRATINPHDVHSGDFLAVSKIRGRWGGFETLEKWVTGAFAGHTSVCLKDELGNLWVGESGHENEKGEEVIVVIPWDEWWQLALKDDSNPHIALLPLHPDVRAKFNSTAAWEYARKMSGKPYGYHNMIFSWIDTVADNYPPPLDAHLVMSVMSMWTRVQPTYAANMWNEALNKRLETEELNLYEILAETERRGLSFDQLLTIPEQDEWVYSDGKSTTCVAFILAMYKEAGVFGPIADSIQVTEFTIRDAYMLKIFENNQTRLPKWCNSGDDMLPFCQILGEYRMELPQYNTLEPYANMNENCPSLPPTYERPVRC, encoded by the exons ATGATCAACTACCAGAAACTGTGGATAGTGAGCTTTATATTGATTTTACGGTTAGGGTTTGGGGATGCTTTTAAAGTGCCCTTTACGGTCAAAGATGTTCTTCCAGTGTTACCCCGGCAGATTTCATGGCCGGTGATGAACAGTATCCACAGTGCCGTGGATTTGATGCCGTCTTACATTGGGTCGCTGGCTCCCCATAATGGGTCAATTGACTGGAAAGGTGCTTGCCTTTTGGACAACAAAGCTCGGGTTGAATTCACCGGCTCTGGCGATCGCAACATCGGCGGCGCCGTTATTTATCTTTCG ACTGGTGAAGCTCAGAGCTGGACATGTATGGATCTGTATGTTTTTGCAACCCCTTATAGGATTACATGGGATTACTATTTTTCTGCTCGAGACCATACTTTGAAAATAGAATCTTGGGAGGAACCTGCTGAAGAGGAATAT GTAAAGCAGCATGGAATTTCTGTATTTCTCATGCCTTCGGGAATGCTTGGGACGATGCTTTCATTAGTTGATGTATTGCCACTGTTCTCTAATACGGTTTGGGGCCAGAATGCTAACCTAAATTTTCTAAAGAAACACATGGGTGCAACATTTGAAAGACGTCCTCAGCCATGGAGGGCGACTATAAATCCACATGATGTTCATTCTGGTGATTTCCTAGCTGTGTCAAAGATCCGTGGTCGTTGGGGTGGTTTTGAAACACTTGAGAAGTGGGTCACTGGTGCCTTTGCTGGTCATACATCAGTTTGTTTGAAAGATGAATTGGGTAATCTTTGGGTGGGTGAATCTGGACATGAGAATGAAAAG GGAGAAGAAGTTATAGTTGTTATCCCCTGGGATGAATGGTGGCAATTGGCACTTAAGGATGATTCCAATCCTCATATAGCTTTGTTACCCTTACATCCTGATGTTCGTGCCAAGTTTAATTCTACTGCTGCTTGGGAGTATGCAAGGAAAATGTCAGGCAAACCATATGGTTATCATAACATGATTTTCAGTTGGATTGATACTGTAGCTGACAACTACCCACCGCCTCTTGATGCTCACTTG GTGATGTCTGTCATGTCTATGTGGACTAGAGTGCAGCCAACTTATGCTGCAAATATGTGGAACGAGGCTCTGAATAAGCGTCTTGAGACTGAG GAGCTAAACTTGTATGAGATTCTTGCTGAGACTGAGAGGCGTGGATTAAGCTTTGATCAGCTGCTTACAATTCCAGAACAAGATGAGTGGGTATACAGTGATGGAAAATCAACGACTTGTGTTGCTTTTATTCTGGCGATGTACAAGGAAGCTGGAGTATTTGGTCCTATTGCTGACTCTATTCAAGTAACCGAGTTCACT ATTCGAGATGCCTACATGCTCAAGATTTTTGAGAACAACCAGACACGGCTTCCAAAGTGGTGCAACAGTGGTGATGACATGCTCCCGTTCTGCCAGATTCTTGGGGAGTACAGGATGGAATTGCCACAGTACAACACTTTAGAGCCATATGCTAACATGAATGAGAATTGTCCTTCGCTACCTCCAACTTATGAGAGGCCTGTTCGTTGTTGA
- the LOC113715513 gene encoding metalloendoproteinase 2-MMP, whose translation MKRIIPPSSIVIVIQSYFLLLLLLFPLTPTTSAHFFPNISSIPKSLIPNKTSWDAFNQFLGCHTGQKVDGLAKLKQYFQRFGYIDTSLLNFTDDFDDYLGSALKTYQRNFNLNETGELDAPTLQHITRPRCGNPDIVNGTTSMNSGKVANANSLRPHTVAHYSFFPGMPRWPAGKTDLTYAFLPENQVEDVVRRVFANAFDRWSEVTTLNFTETASFSLADIKIGIFSGDHGDGEPFDGVLGTLAHAFSPPSGRLHLDGDENWVIDGDFFSAPSLASAVDLESVAVHEIGHLLGLGHSSVEEAIMYPSIGSATRKVELTKDDIQGIQMLYGSNPNFNWSTTLTPSNERDSNGSWGLKSSRILLIAGLFLLPIILL comes from the coding sequence atgaaaagaatcaTCCCCCCTTCTTCCATCGTCATCGTCATCCAATCATATTTTCTTCTTCTACTGCTACTTTTTCCGCTCACTCCAACGACGTCAGCTCATTTCTTCCCCAACATTTCCTCCATTCCCAAATCTCTAATCCCAAACAAAACTTCTTGGGATGCATTTAATCAGTTCCTAGGCTGCCACACGGGTCAGAAAGTGGACGGCTTAGCAAAGCTCAAACAATATTTCCAACGTTTCGGATACATTGACACTTCTCTCCTTAACTTCACcgatgattttgatgattacCTGGGATCTGCTCTCAAAACTTACCAGCGAAACTTCAACCTTAACGAGACCGGTGAGCTCGACGCGCCCACTTTGCAGCACATTACTCGCCCCAGATGCGGCAATCCCGATATCGTCAACGGTACTACTTCCATGAACTCCGGCAAAGTAGCAAATGCTAACTCTCTCCGCCCTCACACGGTTGCCCATTACTCGTTTTTCCCCGGCATGCCTCGTTGGCCGGCGGGGAAGACGGACTTAACCTACGCTTTTCTTCCGGAGAATCAGGTGGAAGACGTTGTCAGAAGGGTGTTTGCAAACGCATTCGACCGATGGTCGGAGGTGACGACGCTGAATTTTACCGAGACGGCGTCGTTTAGCCTTGCGGACATCAAAATCGGGATTTTTAGTGGGGACCACGGCGATGGGGAGCCCTTTGACGGGGTTCTGGGGACTCTGGCTCACGCGTTTTCGCCGCCGAGTGGGAGGCTACATCTGGACGGCGACGAGAATTGGGTGATCGACGGCGATTTTTTCAGTGCTCCGTCTTTGGCTTCAGCCGTTGACTTGGAGTCAGTTGCGGTTCACGAGATCGGGCATTTGTTGGGTTTGGGTCATTCGTCGGTTGAGGAGGCGATTATGTACCCGAGTATTGGGTCCGCCACCAGGAAAGTGGAGCTCACCAAAGATGACATTCAGGGGATCCAGATGTTGTACGGGTCTAACCCGAATTTCAATTGGTCAACAACTTTGACGCCCAGTAACGAGAGGGACTCCAACGGGTCCTGGGGCTTGAAATCATCACGGATTCTTCTGATTGCTGGGCTATTCCTGTTGCCGATTATTCTATTGTAG
- the LOC113715512 gene encoding protein JINGUBANG-like, whose translation MGVLPGPLPGNLKINEAESDQSHSNRSDPSSNSSLYSQPSLPSVPSLTSPPQKVEQPSSTYHHLLATLKGHSSYVFSLALAGKHLYSGSSNSEICAWSRDPSPDDYSINGSTNCNLVAQGNSAIKSIVILGDKLFTAHNDHKIRAWKIDNDHHTPQRKYKCIATLPTLNDSCMRAFSAKNYVQVRRHKKCTWVHHVDTVSALALSTDGSLLYSVSWDRTFKIWRTSDFKCLESVWNAHDDAINAVALSSDGFVYTGSADKKIKVWKKHEGDKKHSLVATLDKHKSAVNALALSSDGAVLYSGACDRSIVVWEKDGSSEHMVVAGALRGHTKAILCLTVVSDLVLCSGSADKTVRVWRRGLGKSYSCLAVFEGHRGPVKCLTAIAENNHASTDNNSSSSAVVSYLVYSGSLDCDIKVWEISVPSV comes from the coding sequence ATGGGGGTTCTCCCTGGCCCTTTACCTGGCAATTTGAAGATTAACGAAGCAGAATCTGATCAATCCCATTCTAACCGTTCAGACCCATCATCCAACTCTTCCCTATACTCACAACCAAGTTTACCATCTGTTCCTTCTCTAACATCCCCTCCGCAAAAAGTTGAACAGCCCTCAAGCACCTACCACCACCTTTTAGCCACGCTCAAAGGCCACTCCTCCTATGTTTTCTCACTAGCTCTCGCCGGAAAACACCTCTACAGCGGCTCTTCCAATAGCGAAATTTGCGCATGGAGCCGTGACCCCTCCCCCGATGACTACTCAATCAATGGTAGTACTAACTGTAACTTGGTAGCACAAGGCAACAGTGCTATCAAATCTATAGTAATCCTAGGTGACAAGCTCTTCACTGCCCATAACGATCACAAAATTCGTGCGTGGAAGATCGATAACGATCATCACACACCACAGAGAAAGTACAAATGCATTGCAACCTTGCCAACGTTGAACGATAGTTGCATGAGAGCTTTCTCGGCCAAGAATTATGTACAAGTGAGGAGACACAAGAAGTGCACATGGGTTCATCATGTTGACACTGTATCAGCCCTGGCCTTGTCGACAGATGGTTCTTTGCTGTACTCCGTTTCGTGGGATCGGAcgttcaagatttggagaaccTCGGACTTCAAATGCTTGGAATCAGTATGGAATGCACACGATGATGCCATTAATGCAGTTGCTTTGTCCAGTGATGGATTTGTTTACACGGGCTCAGCAGACAAGAAGATTAAGGTTTGGAAAAAACATGAAGGAGACAAGAAACACAGTCTTGTTGCTACACTAGACAAACACAAGTCAGCTGTGAATGCATTGGCACTTAGCTCAGATGGGGCTGTTTTGTACTCTGGTGCGTGTGACAGGTCGATAGTGGTGTGGGAAAAAGACGGCAGCAGTGAACATATGGTGGTTGCGGGTGCATTGAGAGGGCATACAAAGGCCATCTTATGTTTGACTGTTGTCTCGGATTTGGTACTGTGTAGCGGCTCAGCGGATAAAACGGTCAGAGTTTGGCGGCGAGGACTTGGAAAGAGCTACTCTTGTTTGGCTGTCTTTGAAGGACACAGGGGTCCAGTCAAATGTTTGACGGCAATTGCAGAGAATAATCATGCTAGCACCGATAataattcttcttcttcagctGTGGTTTCTTACTTGGTTTACAGTGGCAGTTTGGATTGTGATATTAAAGTTTGGGAAATTTCGGTTCCCTCTGTTTAG